A DNA window from Amphiprion ocellaris isolate individual 3 ecotype Okinawa chromosome 8, ASM2253959v1, whole genome shotgun sequence contains the following coding sequences:
- the arhgef19 gene encoding rho guanine nucleotide exchange factor 19 produces the protein MLPGYGFSPFPDFQPHLSAFRCRGESPSMWIPGSGESQGLSEAQENRPLLHPCHHKHVAVCQQETLAFIELQPPPTPKLNSFVSPRPTVIPDAQCMTHSLPLNGLRHTLNELNDMQNGCRRTDSEHETNLNLNSFPHAAGVSELECQNGTRTSLQEQIEKPRTVTAVCRPLHAALSLPLSFPLSSLYTNPDSWESQVLCSPSSPECPEFPGPDSCQPQRRTSQGSLKEKSIRRKMQVYSPDSLSDESLSSPVLDAEYIFPGPFASFLEEDLSGLSSLEAISSPSSTDGVTDLPNVSHNDIFSLPAEPLQIIEDSMPGVEEERGSIDTSIATGMSFLSRSRQGDQERRRFSASELISRLQLSQRKNSFTLKLGKSLSARVASRDRQSTSSLSPNTDYKSNSRHRSSGGSSDSAPHSPVGPAPQLPSSDNGMPLHRWSTKLGMRKKSIEEDVGTLPSVPSSNRLSRFLPSSILYQEYSDVAINREIQRQQGKEPGTEEEGLRDEGSDGTPSPSNLSPSSSFRSSRGSAFALWQDIPDVRTSGQLDNFSNEERKLQEAKFELVTSEASYIRSLTIAVDHFMLSQELAECLGTQDKQWLFSKLPEVKDVSERFLQDLEHRLEEDILRFDVCDIVLDHCPALRRVYLPYVTNQAYQEQTYQRLLHENTRFPGILARLEEDPICQRLPLTSFLILPFQRITRLKMLVENILKRTTPGSRDEDTATKAFNELKKIIKECNSSVQSMKRMEELIHLNKKIHFEGKIFPLISQSRWLVKHGELLEVDTQMMSISGSKLKLPTKPVYLHLFNDCLLLSRRKDTWKFMVFVHAKIGELKVKDLSQKLQGISGFIFHLQLCEGQQLKHQILLKSHTESGKQRWITAMFPSDPREDIEQASENDDISQVQCIKSYQAQEHDELTLEKADILHAKTITSDGWVEGIRLSDGERGWFPKSYVEEITSRSARLRNLRENIRIKCVTQKLKGEN, from the exons ATGCTCCCTGGGTATGGATTCTCACCTTTTCCTGATTTCCAACCCCACCTTAGTGCTTTTCGCTGCAGAGGAGAGAGTCCCAGCATGTGGATCCCAGGCTCAGGAGAGTCCCAGGGTCTGAGTGAGGCCCAGGAGAACAGGCCTCTCCTCCATCCGTGCCACCACAAGCATGTTGCCGTGTGCCAGCAAGAAACATTGGCTTTTATTGAGCTCCAGCCACCACCGACTCCGAAATTAAACAGCTTTGTCTCTCCAAGGCCAACTGTGATTCCAGACGCACAATGCATGACCCACTCTTTGCCACTAAATGGTCTCAGACACACGCTAAATGAACTGAATGACATGCAGAATGGCTGCCGCAGAACAGACAGTGAGCATGAAACAAATTTGAATTTGAACTCTTTTCCACATGCTGCAGGTGTCAGCGAGCTTGAATGCCAAAATGGCACTAGGACTTCTTTACAGGAGCAGATTGAAAAGCCACGGACCGTCACAGCTGTATGTCGTCCTCTCCATGCAGCTCTTAGCCTCCCTCTGTCATTTCCTCTGTCCTCTCTATACACAAACCCAGACTCCTGGGAATCTCAGGTACTTTGCTCCCCATCCTCACCTGAATGTCCAGAGTTTCCGGGCCCAGATTCCTGCCAGCCTCAGAGGAGAACATCACAAGGATCACTGAAAGAGAAGTCTATCC GCAGAAAAATGCAGGTTTATTCCCCAGACAGTCTGAGTGATGAATCACTCAGCAGCCCAGTCCTGGATGCAGAATACATCTTTCCTGGACCTTTTGCATCTTTCCTGGAAGAGGACCTCAGTGGATTATCCTCTCTGGAAGCCATTTCAAGTCCTTCATCCACAGATGGTGTTACAGATCTCCCAAACGTCAGtcataatgatatttttagtcTACCTGCTGAACCTCTGCAAATAATAGAGGACTCCATGCcaggggtggaggaggagagagggagcaTAGATACATCGATTGCCACAGGTATGAGCTTTTTGTCACGCAGCCGCCAAGGGGACCAAGAACGGCGGCGCTTCTCAGCTTCAGAACTGATATCGAGACTGCAGCTGTCTCAAAGGAAGAACTCATTCACCTTGAAGCTGGGGAAGTCGCTGTCTGCTCGAGTAGCCTCCAGGGACAGACAGAGCACCAGCAGCCTCAGCCCCAACACTGACT ATAAGTCCAACTCTAGACACCGCAGTTCAGGAGGCTCTAGTGATAGTGCCCCACACAGTCCTGTAGGACCAGCACCTCAACTGCCCAGCAGCGACAATGGGATGCCTTTGCATCGGTGGAGCACAAAACTCGG AATGCGAAAGAAATCCATAGAGGAGGATGTGGGCACACTTCCATCTGTTCCTAGTTCAAATCGACTATCAAGGTTTTTGCCTAGCT CGATTTTGTACCAGGAATACAGCGATGTTGCCATCAATAGAGAGATCCAGAGGCAGCAAGGGAAGGAGCCAGGCACAGAGGAGGAGGGGCTCAGGGACGAGGGGTCAGATGGGACCCCATCGCCATCCAATCTGTCTCCATCCAGCTCCTTTCGTTCATCACGAGGCTCTGCTTTTGCTCTGTGGCAGGACATACCTGATGTTCGAACCAGCGGTCAGCTCGACAACTTCAGCAATGAGGAAAGAAAATTACAGGAG GCAAAGTTTGAGTTGGTGACGTCTGAGGCATCGTACATTCGTAGTCTGACAATTGCGGTGGACCACTTCATGCTGTCGCAGGAGCTCGCAGAGTGTCTTGGGACTCAGGATAAGCAGTGGCTTTTCTCCAAGCTGCCTGAAGTCAAAGATGTCAGTGAGAG GTTTCTTCAGGACCTAGAGCACAGGCTGGAGGAAGACATTCTCAGATTTGATGTATGTGACATCGTTCTGGATCACTGCCCAGCTCTGCGAAGGGTTTATTTACCTTATGTAACCAACCAGGCTTACCAGGAGCAGACATACCAGCGTTTGCT ACACGAAAACACTCGTTTCCCTGGCATCCTGGCTCGCTTGGAGGAGGACCCTATCTGCCAAAGACTTCCTCTGACCTCTTTTCTAATCCTCCCGTTTCAGAGGATCACCCGGCTTAAAATGCTGGTGGAG aACATCTTAAAGAGGACAACACCAGGCTCTCGAGATGAGGACACTGCCACAAAAGCTTTCAATGAGCTAAAAAAG ATCATCAAAGAATGTAACTCCAGTGTGCAGTCAATGAAGAGGATGGAAGAACTTATACACCTCAACAAGAAAATTCACTTCGAGGGCAAG atttttcctttGATCTCTCAGTCCCGCTGGCTGGTGAAACATGGTGAACTCCTGGAAGTGGACACCCAGATGATGAGCATTTCTGGGTCAAAGCTCAAGTTACCCACAAAGCCTGTGTACCTCCACTTGTTCAATGActgtctgctgctgtccagGAGGAAGGA TACATGGAAGTTCATGGTGTTTGTACATGCCAAGATAGGAGAGTTGAAAGTGAAGGATCTCAGTCAGAAGCTGCAAGGAATCTCAGGCTTCATCTTTCACCTGCAGCTTTGTGAAGGCCAGCAGCTCAAACATCAGATCCTGCTTAAATCGCACACTGA GAGCGGGAAGCAGAGATGGATCACAGCAATGTTCCCATCTGACCCACGCGAAGACATCGAGCAAGCCAGTGAAAATGATG ATATATCCCAGGTTCAGTGCATTAAAAGCTACCAAGCCCAAGAGCACGATGAGTTAACACTGGAAAAAGCTGACATTCTTCATGCTAAGACCATTACAAGTGATG GCTGGGTGGAGGGCATCAGACTGTCAGACGGAGAGCGGGGCTGGTTCCCCAAAAGCTACGTGGAGGAAATCACAAGTCGCAGCGCGCGCCTCCGCAACCTCCGAGAAAATATCCGCATCAAATGTGTCACACAGAAACTGAAGGGAGAGAACTAA